The following coding sequences are from one Diospyros lotus cultivar Yz01 chromosome 7, ASM1463336v1, whole genome shotgun sequence window:
- the LOC127806638 gene encoding wax ester synthase/diacylglycerol acyltransferase 5-like produces the protein MDASLPPNISLRSVKTGREGRGLCCDSLNESGSYRSDHEDGLGEPLSPIAQMFHEPGTDVYILGVVGVKAKIDPDVVKEKLAEVLLKLPRFSSSQVLDPKSGKWNWTPTEVNLDDHIVIPELKLDNMESPDKIVEDYIADLTTTGVPDSRPLWDLHLLNIKTSESEGVMIFRVHHSIGDGVSIMSLMLASSRKISDPQMLPTVPVVKRSSSVKLGLWHQVKLVWNTIIDLILFLATVLFLKDTETPLKAGPNIGYKRRVLVKGYMSLDDVKLVKKAVDATINDIVLGISVAGLSRYLNRRYGNERKSERGPIMEKNHLPKHIRLRTQLWVNIRPVPGIQELMEMVDKCKNPTASTWGNNIGYAVLPLAIQLREDPLDYIRQAKASVDRKKASLEAPCVYFFAKLISKLFGTKVAGLVNFNIFTNCTLWFSNVPGTSDRITYCGYEVSYYAPTCFGQPNGLMINVVSYVDKLIFVISAAEETIPDPHQMWDDIEVSLKLIKDAALASTKTH, from the exons ATGGACGCATCTCTACCACCGAATATATCTCTCAGGTCCGTGAAGACCGGCCGGGAGGGAAGAGGGTTGTGTTGTGACTCTCTGAACGAGTCGGGGAGCTATAGGTCTGATCATGAGGACGGGTTAGGGGAGCCATTGAGTCCTATAGCTCAGATGTTTCATGAGCCTGGCACTGATGTTTACATCCTCGGCGTAGTTGGCGTTAAAGCCAAAATTGATCCTGACGTGGTCAAAGAAAAACTAGCAGAGGTTTTGCTAAAACTCCCCCGATTCTCTAGCTCACAG GTTTTGGACCCAAAAAGTGGAAAATGGAACTGGACCCCGACAGAAGTGAACTTGGATGATCATATCGTAATTCCAGAGTTGAAATTAGACAACATGGAGTCGCCAGACAAAATTGTGGAGGACTACATCGCCGACCTCACCACAACCGGCGTCCCGGATTCCAGGCCTCTATGGGACCTCCACCTTCTCAACATCAAAACCTCCGAGTCTGAAGGTGTCATGATCTTCCGAGTCCACCACTCGATCGGAGATGGCGTATCTATCATGTCTTTGATGCTCGCCAGCTCTCGGAAAATTTCAGATCCTCAGATGTTGCCAACCGTCCCGGTAGTAAAGAGATCATCTAGCGTAAAATTAGGGTTATGGCATCAAGTGAAGTTGGTATGGAACACCATAATAGATTTGATCTTGTTTCTAGCGACTGTATTGTTTTTAAAGGATACAGAAACACCTCTGAAAGCTGGCCCTAACATTGGGTACAAACGGAGGGTTCTTGTCAAGGGGTATATGAGCCTAGATGATGTAAAGTTGGTGAAGAAAGCCGTGGATGCT ACGATTAATGATATAGTGCTTGGAATCTCAGTAGCTGGGCTCTCTCGATATTTAAACAGGCGATATG GCAATGAAAGAAAGAGTGAAAGGGGGCCAATCATGGAGAAAAATCATCTTCCTAAACATATTCGCCTTAGGACACAATTATGGGTCAACATAAGACCAGTTCCAGGCATCCaa GAGCTGATGGAGATGGTGGACAAGTGTAAGAATCCAACAGCATCAACATGGGGAAACAACATTGGCTATGCTGTCCTGCCCTTAGCCATTCAACTTCGAGAAGACCCTTTGGATTACATTCGCCAAGCCAAAGCTTCTGTGGATCGGAAGAAGGCCTCTCTTGAGGCTCCCTGCGTTTATTTCTTCGCTAAGTTGATCAGTAAACTTTTCGGCACTAag GTTGCAGGCCTTGTCAACTTTAACATTTTCACGAATTGCACATTATGGTTCTCCAATGTGCCCGGAACCAGTGATAGAATCACATATTGTGGGTATGAAGTCTCCTACTATGCTCCAACTTGTTTCGGACAGCCTAAT GGGTTGATGATCAATGTGGTAAGCTACGTGGACAAGTTGATCTTCGTAATATCAGCAGCAGAAGAAACGATTCCTGACCCACACCAGATGTGGGATGACATTGAAGTGTCCCTAAAGCTCATTAAGGATGCTGCCCTAGCAAGCACCAAAACACATTAA